In the genome of Acidobacteriota bacterium, the window ACGCCTGCTTCAGTTCGGCCGTGAAGAACTGGTTGCGCGACACGAACGCACGCGGAAACTGCGGGTAGTCGAGCGGCAACCGCTGGTCCACGTCATCGAGCGTATAACGCGCAAAAAACTGGCTGCCCGGCGACAGGTTGTAGTCCACCCGGCCCTGCAGGAAGTTCTGGTCAATGGTCTGATCGAACTGGAAGCTGTGGAGCGCGGTGCCGTCGCCAAGGCTCGCGCCGTTCGGGACCGGGTACTCGTTGAGATACGGCGCAACCGCGGCGTTGACGCCGACGTTGATGAACTGCCCCGGGTTCGCGGGGTCGGGCAGCAGGCCGCGACGCGCGTTGGCGTCGGGCACCGCCGAAGTGATGGTGCGGCCCAGGTTTTCCCGCAGGCCTTCGTAGCCCAGGAAGTAGAACAGCTTGTTCTCGCGCACCGGGCCGCCGGCCGTGACGCCGAACTGGTTGCGCGTGAAGGCCGGCTTGGTGCCGACGTCGAAGTAGTTGCGCGCATCGAGCGCGTCGTTGCGGTGGTACTCGTAGGCCGTGCCGCCCAGGGTGTTGGAACCGGCCTTGGTGATCACGTTCACCTGGCCGCCGCTCATGCGGCCGAACTCGGCGCCGTAGGCGTTGGTCTCGACGCGAAACTCCTGCACGGTCTCGGTGCCAAGCGACGTCCCGGCGGCGCTGCCGGCGGGACCGTTGGTCATGTCGTTGAGGAGGGTGCCATCGAGCAGGTAGACGTTCGCGCGCGGGTCCTGGCCATTCACCGACATGCCGAGACCGTGCGCCACGACCGAGCCGCCGTCGCGATACGGGTACGGCGTGACCCCCGGCTGCAGGAACGCCAGGTCGGTGTAGTTACGCCCATTCAGGGGGAGCTGCTCGATCGTGCGCGCCTCGACCAGGTAACTGAGCTCGCCGGTGCGGGTATTCACGGCCGGCGCGGCGCCCACCACATTGACCGCCTCGGCCAGGCCGCCAACCTCGAGCGTGAACTCGATCGCGACCGCCTCGCCGACGGTCAGGGCCACGCCCTGGCGGACGACCGGCTTGAACCCGGACAGTTCGGCCCGCACATCGTAGGCGCCGACGGGTAGGGCGGCCAGGACGAACCGGCCGTCGCTGCCGGTCACGGTGTCGCGCTCGACGCCCCGTTCCAGGTGGCGCACCGAAATGGACACGCCGGGCACGACCGCCCCGGTCGGGTCCTCGACGCGGCCCGACAGGGTACCCGAGGTCTGGGCCGCGGCGGTCAACGCCGGGACCACGAGAAGCGTAAGTAGGGTCATCACGAAACGCACGATAATCAGCTCCCGTCTCGTATACTACGCGCGGCCGACGCAAGACGTGTCGCGACTTGTCCCCACTTCTGTGGAGAGAATGTTCGACATCTCGAGCGGGCCGTTCCTACGGAACGGCCCCTATGGCTTCGGAGAGCGAGCATGGTGAAGGCCGTCATTTTCGTTGATACGCCCCCTTAGACGCATGCCCAACATTCCCCGTCCCACACTGACTCCCCTGCAATGGCTCATTTGCGGCGTTGCCGCCCTGGGCTTTGCGTTCGACATTTACGAAATCCTGATGGCGCCGCTGGTGGTGGGGCCGGCGATTGCCGAGCTGACCGGCGCCCGTCCGGGCACCCCAGACTTCAACTTCTGGGTCGGGATGTTCTTCTGGGTCCCGGCGCTCGTGGGCGGCGCCTTCGGCCTGCTGGGCGGCTACCTGACCGACCGGTTCGGCCGGCGCAGCGTGCTGGTGTACAGCATCCTGCTCTACGCCTTCTCGGCCTTTGCGGCCGGGTTCGCGACCAGCATCGAGTGGCTGCTGTTCTTCCGCTCGACCACATACATTGGCGTCTTCGTCGAGTTCGTCGCCGCGGTCGCCTGGATCGCCGAGATCTTCCCCGACGCCAAGCAGCGCGAGGCGGCGCTCGGCTACACGCAGGCGTTCTCGTCGGTCGGCGGCCTCATGGTCACCGGCGCGTACGCCATCGCCGTCACCTATGCGAACTCGTTCCCGGAGATCGCCGGCGGTCATTCGCCCTGGCGCTACACGCTGATCTCGGGCGTCATTCCCGCGCTGCCGCTGATCATCATCCGGCCGTTCCTGCCCGAGTCGCCGGCCTGGCAGGCCAAGAAGGCCGCGGGCACGCTGCGGCGGCCATCGCTCGCACAACTGTTCACGCCTGAGTTGCGGCGCACCAC includes:
- a CDS encoding MFS transporter, with product MPNIPRPTLTPLQWLICGVAALGFAFDIYEILMAPLVVGPAIAELTGARPGTPDFNFWVGMFFWVPALVGGAFGLLGGYLTDRFGRRSVLVYSILLYAFSAFAAGFATSIEWLLFFRSTTYIGVFVEFVAAVAWIAEIFPDAKQREAALGYTQAFSSVGGLMVTGAYAIAVTYANSFPEIAGGHSPWRYTLISGVIPALPLIIIRPFLPESPAWQAKKAAGTLRRPSLAQLFTPELRRTTIVTTLMFAFAYGAAFGAIQQMPRIVPGLDEVRVLAVPQQQQTASLVQAYQEFGGLAGRFLLAFLALRILSRRKLIRTFQIPGLIIIPFVFWYAATNSLEMTKWGMFLAGVFTVGQLSFWGNYLPRVYPTHLRGTGEGFAANIGGRMIGTSFAFITTQLVNYMPGDLPSTRLAYAATITVTFVYAAGLVTSFFLPEPKGEDLPE